The following are encoded together in the Vibrio zhugei genome:
- the rsmC gene encoding 16S rRNA (guanine(1207)-N(2))-methyltransferase RsmC, with protein sequence MANYTAPSQIAERQIDYFADKHVLVAGEAEDHFPQQLLQHSASVTIFTTDYRYSRQWDNSDNIQCHFSEELSDDVTADLVLLYWPKSKKEATYLLAMLMSKLGVGTEIVVVGENRSGVKSIEKLFKEYGSVQKYDSARRCSFYWGQCENVPTPFDINDWFKSYTVEYQGKQITIRSLPGVFSHGELDIGSRLLIDALPNLTGKVLDFGCGAGVIGTVMLTLNPNIELNLCDISALAIRSSQETLAANGLTAHVFASDIYSDINDEYQFIVTNPPFHSGLETSYDTTETLLARAPQSLVKRGELYVVANSFLKYSPIIERSFGACDTLAKTKKFVIHHAMKRR encoded by the coding sequence ATGGCGAACTACACTGCTCCTAGCCAAATCGCAGAACGTCAAATCGACTACTTTGCTGATAAACACGTTTTAGTGGCGGGTGAAGCTGAAGATCACTTCCCACAACAACTGCTCCAGCACAGCGCTTCTGTTACTATTTTTACTACGGACTATCGCTATTCTCGTCAGTGGGATAATTCTGACAATATTCAATGCCATTTTAGTGAAGAGCTCAGTGACGATGTCACTGCTGACCTCGTGTTACTTTACTGGCCTAAATCAAAAAAAGAAGCCACTTACTTATTGGCCATGCTGATGAGTAAATTGGGAGTCGGAACAGAAATTGTCGTCGTGGGTGAAAATCGCTCTGGCGTAAAAAGCATCGAAAAGCTCTTTAAAGAATACGGGAGCGTACAGAAATACGATTCGGCCCGTCGATGTTCTTTCTATTGGGGCCAATGTGAAAACGTACCAACACCGTTTGATATTAACGATTGGTTTAAATCGTATACCGTTGAGTATCAGGGCAAGCAAATCACCATCCGCAGTCTACCTGGAGTATTTAGTCATGGCGAATTGGATATCGGTAGCCGCCTACTGATTGATGCACTGCCTAACTTAACAGGGAAAGTGTTAGATTTCGGCTGTGGTGCTGGTGTCATTGGCACCGTCATGTTGACACTCAATCCCAACATAGAACTCAACTTATGTGATATTAGTGCGTTAGCGATTCGTTCATCGCAAGAAACGTTAGCGGCCAATGGGCTCACGGCACACGTCTTTGCATCGGATATTTATTCAGACATCAACGATGAATATCAATTCATCGTCACCAATCCCCCATTCCACTCGGGCCTAGAGACCAGCTATGATACCACTGAGACGTTACTGGCAAGAGCGCCTCAATCCTTAGTCAAACGCGGCGAGTTGTATGTCGTTGCCAACAGCTTCTTGAAATATTCTCCCATCATTGAGCGAAGTTTTGGCGCTTGCGATACCTTAGCAAAAACCAAGAAATTTGTGATTCATCATGCGATGAAACGTCGCTAA
- a CDS encoding ammonium transporter encodes MELSVTVTELRYALDTFFLLISGALVMWMAAGFAMLEAGLVRSKNTTEILAKNFVLYAIACTMYLIVGYNIMYVDNSSGGWLPSLGTLIGTQADGAGHSLEADFFFQVVFVATAMSVVSGAVAERMKLWAFLVFSVVLTGFIYPLEGYWTWGGGFLSAAGFSDFAGSGIVHLAGAAAALAGVLLLGARKGKYGKNGEIFPIPGSNMPLATLGTFILWLGWFGFNGGSQLALSSFDDATSVGQVFLNTNAAAAAGAIAAMIVCKITWGKADLTMILNGALAGLVAITADPLSPSPMMSVFIGAAAGVIVIFSILMFDKVKIDDPVGALSVHGVCGVFGLLVVPLSNADATFGAQILGAVVIFAWVFVASLIVWAILKATMGIRVTADEEMEGMDVHDCGVEAYPEFVSGK; translated from the coding sequence ATGGAACTATCAGTAACAGTAACGGAGCTACGTTACGCACTGGATACCTTCTTTCTTTTGATTTCTGGCGCCTTGGTTATGTGGATGGCTGCTGGTTTTGCAATGCTTGAAGCAGGTCTAGTTCGCTCTAAAAACACCACCGAAATTTTAGCCAAAAACTTTGTTTTGTACGCGATCGCTTGCACCATGTATCTGATTGTTGGATACAACATTATGTACGTTGATAATAGCAGCGGTGGTTGGCTTCCTTCCTTAGGCACGTTAATTGGGACGCAAGCCGATGGTGCGGGTCACTCGCTTGAGGCTGACTTCTTCTTCCAAGTGGTCTTTGTTGCCACCGCGATGTCGGTAGTCTCTGGTGCGGTCGCTGAACGCATGAAATTATGGGCATTTTTGGTCTTTTCTGTGGTTCTTACCGGATTCATTTACCCATTAGAAGGGTACTGGACTTGGGGCGGTGGTTTCTTATCTGCCGCTGGTTTCAGTGATTTTGCTGGTTCAGGTATTGTGCATTTAGCGGGTGCCGCCGCCGCGCTAGCTGGCGTGTTATTGCTGGGCGCACGTAAAGGCAAATATGGGAAAAATGGTGAAATCTTCCCGATTCCTGGTTCCAACATGCCATTAGCAACATTAGGGACATTTATCCTATGGCTTGGCTGGTTTGGATTTAACGGTGGCTCTCAGTTAGCGTTATCAAGTTTTGATGATGCCACGTCCGTCGGCCAAGTGTTCTTGAATACCAATGCCGCCGCCGCCGCCGGTGCTATTGCTGCGATGATTGTATGTAAAATTACTTGGGGTAAAGCGGATTTAACCATGATCCTCAATGGAGCGCTAGCGGGGCTAGTTGCCATTACTGCTGATCCACTATCTCCCTCACCAATGATGTCGGTATTCATTGGCGCTGCTGCTGGTGTGATTGTTATCTTCAGTATCTTAATGTTTGATAAAGTGAAGATTGATGATCCTGTTGGTGCGCTTTCTGTTCACGGTGTGTGTGGTGTCTTTGGATTGCTTGTTGTACCACTAAGTAATGCGGATGCGACCTTCGGAGCACAAATTCTGGGTGCGGTTGTGATTTTTGCTTGGGTATTTGTGGCAAGCCTGATTGTTTGGGCCATTTTGAAAGCGACCATGGGTATCCGTGTGACAGCTGATGAAGAAATGGAAGGTATGGATGTCCATGACTGTGGCGTCGAAGCGTATCCAGAGTTTGTCAGTGGCAAATAA
- a CDS encoding YacL family protein, whose product MEFEFTKNTLLGEYFVRSSMEHQIIARWLQENMAQDCTKIDHILELIAQAHQYPAKEWVWTGEERMVSMSNYEVTVQDNTNFSGCDIELDANLSLYESESMAQCGLEDFESAIIQWREFIQRY is encoded by the coding sequence ATGGAGTTTGAGTTCACTAAAAATACATTGTTGGGTGAATATTTTGTTCGTAGCTCGATGGAGCATCAGATCATTGCGCGTTGGCTGCAAGAAAACATGGCGCAAGATTGCACAAAAATCGATCACATACTTGAGTTAATTGCTCAGGCGCACCAATACCCAGCAAAAGAATGGGTATGGACAGGCGAGGAGCGCATGGTGTCTATGAGCAATTATGAAGTGACCGTACAAGACAATACGAATTTTTCTGGCTGTGATATAGAGTTAGATGCAAACTTGAGTCTGTACGAAAGTGAAAGCATGGCGCAATGTGGTTTAGAAGATTTTGAGTCAGCGATTATTCAGTGGCGTGAATTTATTCAGCGCTATTAG
- the glnK gene encoding P-II family nitrogen regulator, with translation MKIINAIIKPFKLDDVREALADVGIEGMTVAEVKGFGRQKGHTELYRGAEYQVDFLPKVKIEIATQAENVDQVVEAIIKAAHTGKIGDGKIFVYDLSHAVRIRTGETDSEAL, from the coding sequence ATGAAAATCATTAATGCGATCATCAAACCCTTTAAGCTTGATGATGTGCGCGAAGCACTAGCAGATGTGGGTATTGAAGGTATGACTGTTGCCGAGGTGAAAGGATTTGGCCGTCAAAAAGGACATACTGAGCTTTACCGTGGCGCAGAATATCAAGTGGATTTCTTGCCTAAGGTAAAAATTGAAATCGCGACTCAAGCTGAAAATGTCGACCAAGTGGTTGAGGCAATTATAAAAGCAGCACATACCGGTAAAATTGGAGACGGTAAAATTTTTGTGTATGACTTAAGTCATGCTGTGCGTATTCGAACCGGTGAAACGGATTCCGAAGCACTTTAA